A single region of the Vicia villosa cultivar HV-30 ecotype Madison, WI linkage group LG4, Vvil1.0, whole genome shotgun sequence genome encodes:
- the LOC131596933 gene encoding uncharacterized protein LOC131596933 has product MNEEVKKKDSSSGTCSRNLFNASSSQSRCDKKEKELADENEVQQPKEGGANIEKNLELNRSILNEVDIETVAESLRAVDLSLAAPVVDECQKAAVTLKRRWERKKEKETRYCRRSWSNPFTRGGVGSPTPYIPMKILSWNCRGLGHPRAVQALSKLTKLENPSLVFLMETKLKAEEMQTVMIKTGFRFAHSVDCRGSRRDRAGGLCLIWKEPDLIKVLSFSENYIRGSCHLEEDGYPWFFSCFYGFSEEHLKRESWRMVQEVSKECDGNFICFGDFNDTIQEGEKMGGNGRTSSQFAWGRQTLETCNLLDLGFSGYKFTWTNGRRGTKNIQCRLDRALANNSFLELFPLSSNLQDVFKEYRSGNINKELKRIEGLLQEEVRWFGKEEDIKQYKALEHQRNKLLCLKETVWRQRSRAVWLKEGDRNTRFFHAKANQRRKTNRIKRMMDSSRRWGSGPGKCEKILLEYFEGNFSSSNPSEISSVCSVTQKRLSKTQKEWCAKPFSPEEVKIALFQMNPSKAPGPDGLNTCFFQKYWNIVGKDVVSAALDILNNGKDSVSLNSTFICLIPKLKNHKALKDFKPISLCNVVMKVITKSIANRLKDILPDIVSEEQSAFVKGRLITHNGLIDMDCFHWMKNKKEGKKGVMALKLDMSKAYDRMFHLAAESKDLHGIKVARQAPSISHLFFADDSLLFARANEAEADRILYLLQRYQKAPGQMVNIDKSGVSFSGNVSEYSKEVIRRKLGFKCVNTHTKYLGLPVVFGRSKKEVFALVLDKAWKKVKGWKEGFLSKAGKEVLIKAVAQTIPTYIMSCYKIQDSC; this is encoded by the exons ATGAATGAAGAGGTAAAGAAAAAGGACTCGAGCTCCGGAACGTGTAGTAGAAATCTTTTCAATGCTTCCTCAAGCCAAAGTAGATGTGATAAGAAGGAGAAAGAGTTGGCGGACGAAAATGAAGTACAACAACCAAAAGAAGGGGGAGCGAATATAGAGAAGAACCTGGAGTTGAATAGGTCTATTTTGAATGAGGTGGATATTGAGACTGTTGCCGAATCTCTAAGGGCTGTGGATCTATCCCTAGCGGCGCCAGTTGTAGATGAATGCCAAAAGGCTGCAGTGACTCTAAAGCGAAGATGGGAGAGAAAGAAAG AAAAGGAAACAAGATATTGCAGGAGGAGCTGGTCAAACCCTTTTaccagaggtggtgttggaaGCCCAACACCGTATATCCCAATGAAGATTCTAAGCTGGAACTGCAGAGGTTTGGGGCACCCTCGTGCAGTTCAAGCCTTGTCAAAGCTCACCAAGTTAGAAAACCCTTCCCTGGTGTTCTTGATGGAAACAAAACTTAAGGCGGAAGAAATGCAGACGGTGATGATTAAAACAGGCTTCAGATTTGCGCATTCAGTTGATTGCAGAGGTAGCAGGAGAGATAGAGCAGGGGGTCTTTGTCTTATCTGGAAAGAGCCGGATTTAATTAAAGTTCTCTCTTTCTCAGAAAACTATATAAGGGGTAGCTGTCATTTGGAGGAGGACGGTTATCCTTGGTTTTTTTCATGTTTCTATGGTTTCTCGGAGGAACATCTCAAAAGAGAATCGTGGAGAATGGTCCAAGAGGTGTCTAAGGAATGTGATGGGAATTTCATTTGCTTTGGAGACTTTAATGATACGATCCAAGAAGGAGAGAAGATGGGAGGCAATGGCAGGACTTCGAGTCAATTCGCGTGGGGTAGGCAAACTCTCGAGACTTGTAATTTATTGGACCTGGGCTTTTCGGGTTATAAATTTACTTGGACGAATGGGAGAAGGGGAACGAAGAATATTCAATGCCGGCTTGATAGGGCCCTTGCAAATAATTCCTTTTTGGAGTTATTTCCTCTTTCGTCA AATCTTCAGGATGTTTTCAAGGAGTATAGATCGGGCAACATAAATAAAGAGCTGAAAAGGATTGAGGGACTGCTGCAGGAAGAGGTTAGGTGGTTTGGTAAGGAAGAAGACATCAAACAGTACAAAGCTTTAGAGCACCAAAGGAACAAACTTCTTTGCCTTAAGGAGACAGTGTGGAGGCAAAGAAGTAGAGCAGTGTGGTTAAAGGAGGGAGATCGAAACACCAGATTTTTCCACGCCAAAGCCAACCAACGGAGGAAGACTAATCGAATTAAACGAATGATGGATTCTAGCAGAAGGTGGGGGAGCGGTCCTGGTAAATGTGAGAAGATTCTTCTTGagtattttgaaggaaatttttccTCTTCGAACCCTTCGGAAATCTCGAGTGTTTGTAGTGTTACCCAGAAGAGACTTTCAAAGACACAGAAAGAGTGGTGTGCTAAACCTTTTTCTCCAGAAGAGGTAAAAAttgctctttttcaaatgaaTCCCAGTAAGGCCCCTGGCCCTGATGGTCTGAACACATGTTTTTTCCAGAAGTATTGGAATATTGTTGGAAAGGATGTTGTTAGCGCTGCGCTGGATATCCTAAACAACGGCAAAGATTCGGTGTCGCTGAACTCCACTTTTATCTGCCTCATTCCAAAGTTAAAAAACCATAAAGCTCTTAAAGATTTTAAGCCGATTAGTCTCTGCAACGTCGTCATGAAGGTGATTACCAAATCCATTGCTAATAGGTTGAAGGATATTTTACCAGACATCGTTAGTGAAGAACAAAGTGCGTTTGTTAAAGGGCGTCTAATTACGCACAATGGCTTAATTGACATGGATTGTTTCCATTGGATGAAGAATAAAAAGGAAGGGAAGAAAGGGGTTATGGCTTTGAAGTTAGATATGTCGAAGGCATATGATC GTATGTTTCATCTTGCAGCTGAGTCTAAAGATCTCCACGGGATTAAGGTGGCTAGGCAGGCTCCATCTATTTCTCACCTTTTCTTCGCAGATGATAGTCTTTTATTTGCTAGAGCTAATGAAGCAGAGGCTGATAGAATCCTTTATCTACTCCAGAGGTACCAAAAAGCTCCAGGTCAGATGGTGAATATTGATAAGTCTGGAGTTTCTTTCAGTGGCAATGTTAGTGAGTATTCAAAGGAGGTTATCCGTAGGAAACTTGGCTTCAAGTGTGTCAACACTCACACTAAATACTTGGGGCTGCCGGTGGTTTTTGGGCGGTCGAAGAAGGAAGTTTTTGCGCTGGTTCTGGATAAAGCGTGGAAAAAAGTTAAGGGCTGGAAGGAAGGTTTCTTATCAAAGGCGGGGAAAGAAGTTCTCATTAAAGCCGTGGCGCAAACGATCCCGACATACATCATGAGTTGCTACAAGATCCAGGATAGTTGTTAA
- the LOC131594655 gene encoding uncharacterized protein LOC131594655 encodes MHKLGRGHRDKLQQFVTITGASEKVALQALKASDWHLEGAFDYFYSQPQLRNVTDSRHLEELYNRYKDQYIDMIFVDGITLLCNDIQVDPQDIVMLVLSWHMKAGTMCEFSKKEFIEGLQSLGVDSLEKFREKIPYMRSELKDEQKFREIYNFAFGWAKEKGQKSLALDTAIGMWQLLFAEKQWPLVEHWCQFLQARHNKAISRDTWSQLLEFAKTVSSNLTDYDAEGAWPYLIDEFVDYLNENGVDQHGQINDSSLKR; translated from the exons ATG CATAAATTGGGGAGAGGTCATCGGGATAAACTTCAGCAGTTTGTAACAATAACTGGAGCTAG CGAGAAAGTAGCATTGCAGGCTCTGAAGGCTAGTGATTGGCATCTTGAAGGAGCATTTGATTATTTTTACAGCCAGCCTCAGCTTAGAAACGTAACTGATTCTAGACACTTGGAGGAGCTATACAATAGATACAAAG ATCAATATATTGATATGATTTTTGTAGACGGCATTACTCTCCTTTGCAACGATATCCAG GTGGATCCTCAAGACATTGTTATG TTAGTTCTTTCATGGCACATGAAGGCTGGCACTATGTGTGAATTTTCCAAAAAGGAGTTCATTGAAGGTTTACAATCTCTCGG GGTTGATTCGCTTGAGAAGTTTCGTGAAAAGATACCATATATGCGCTCTGAGCTGAAAGATGAAC AAAAATTTCGTGAGATATATAACTTTGCTTTTGGCTGGGCAAAAGAGAAG GGTCAAAAATCTCTGGCATTGGACACAGCTATTGGAATGTGGCAATTATTATTTGCCGAGAAGCAGTGGCCACTGGTTGAACATTGGTGCCAGTTCCTACAG GCTCGACACAACAAAGCAATATCGAGGGATACATGGTCTCAACTTTTGGAGTTTGCAAAG ACTGTTAGCTCCAATTTAACCGATTACGATGCTGAAGGTGCTTGGCCATATCTCATTGACGAGTTTGTTGACTATCTAAACGAGAATGGTGTTGACCAACACGGTCAGATCAATGATTCAAGTCTAAAACGATGA